A region of Flavobacterium indicum GPTSA100-9 = DSM 17447 DNA encodes the following proteins:
- a CDS encoding outer membrane beta-barrel family protein — protein MKIKLTLFSFFLFISSLIAQDKNGNITGKIVDSQSKEGIGFSTVLVKDNGKIVASVATKEDGSFTFSNLINKVLLLEVNFIGYKKYSQEIDLSNTNSSNVGTISIDRDSKEIEGVTVVKERSTIEQKADRKVVNVGKDLIASGTTASEIFNNIPTVSIDPQTKELSLRGNSNVRVLIDGKPTNIDATQLLQQIPSASIKQVELITNPSAKYNPEGNSGIINIILHKNTKGGFNGSITSGVTFGVTPKTNQSLNLNYKVGKVNFYTNYGFNHGKNRNFGFVDSERVGYENFQDFRFSNINTSHLLKVGADYYINDNNTLSFFTNWNFFDGKGKSRTISDYLTLSDAIQDNWNNSGNTTQTYDLAFKHNFQKKGETIDFQINHSKTNNEDLSNFLNNGNYSLNDINGKSTYSQFNIDYVNPISESVKLELGYETRLQAGKNTFNDFQPSETTVNKFDFNRNIHALYANYSKSFGKFSAQVGARAEVYNLYAHPRKESTDTSLNSDVSITDEIFTVYPSAYLSYKPNDNNTFNVNYTRRVDRPSNGQINPIREWRTVNMESRGNPALNPQFTNSFELNYTRITKIGSITSAVFYRFIQDEISRVTFTDPNDTNFYIMSFANFKDNQSMGAEINANLKLTKWWSTNASADIYFKTVRGTVSNLDTGLMENAEVDVTTFNTRLNNTFTATKNLKFNLFGMYRGRDLSLQFARKAMYKMDLGANYSVLQGKGTISARLNDVFNMMHFAFEGNIPYRSAGEFHWESRTFYLGFNYNFGGGKNRELQRKQRDKQETQGGGGMF, from the coding sequence ATGAAAATCAAATTAACATTATTTTCGTTTTTCTTATTCATTTCCAGCTTAATAGCTCAGGATAAAAACGGAAATATTACAGGAAAAATCGTAGACAGTCAATCGAAAGAAGGCATTGGTTTTTCAACCGTTTTAGTTAAAGACAATGGTAAAATTGTTGCGTCGGTTGCAACAAAAGAAGACGGAAGTTTTACTTTTTCAAACTTAATTAATAAAGTACTACTACTTGAAGTAAACTTTATTGGTTACAAAAAATACAGTCAAGAAATTGATTTAAGCAATACAAACTCTAGTAATGTAGGAACCATTTCAATAGACAGAGACTCAAAAGAAATTGAAGGCGTAACCGTTGTTAAAGAGCGTTCAACTATTGAACAAAAAGCAGACAGAAAAGTCGTAAATGTAGGTAAAGATTTAATTGCTTCTGGAACAACTGCTTCCGAAATTTTTAATAACATTCCAACAGTAAGTATTGATCCTCAAACAAAGGAGTTAAGTTTAAGAGGCAACTCAAATGTACGTGTATTAATTGATGGAAAGCCTACAAACATAGATGCTACCCAATTATTACAGCAAATCCCTTCCGCTTCTATTAAACAAGTTGAGTTAATCACCAATCCATCTGCAAAATATAATCCAGAAGGAAATAGTGGAATTATCAATATCATTTTACATAAGAATACGAAAGGTGGATTTAATGGTAGTATAACTTCGGGAGTGACATTTGGCGTTACACCTAAAACCAATCAGTCCTTAAATTTAAATTATAAAGTTGGAAAAGTAAATTTTTACACCAATTATGGTTTCAACCACGGGAAAAACAGAAATTTTGGATTTGTAGACAGTGAACGAGTGGGCTATGAAAATTTTCAAGATTTTAGATTTTCTAATATTAACACCTCACATTTACTAAAAGTTGGTGCCGACTATTATATTAACGACAACAATACTTTGTCTTTTTTTACCAATTGGAATTTCTTTGATGGAAAAGGAAAATCAAGAACAATTTCTGATTATTTAACGTTATCAGATGCTATTCAGGACAATTGGAACAACAGTGGAAATACAACTCAAACTTATGATTTAGCTTTTAAACATAATTTTCAGAAAAAAGGTGAAACAATTGATTTCCAAATTAATCATTCAAAAACCAACAACGAAGATTTATCCAACTTCTTAAATAATGGTAATTATAGCTTGAATGATATTAATGGAAAATCTACTTATTCGCAATTCAATATTGATTACGTAAATCCGATTTCAGAATCGGTTAAGTTAGAATTAGGTTATGAAACACGTTTGCAAGCTGGTAAAAACACGTTTAATGATTTTCAACCGAGTGAAACCACAGTAAATAAATTTGATTTTAACAGAAACATTCATGCCTTGTATGCCAATTACAGTAAATCGTTTGGAAAATTTAGTGCTCAAGTGGGTGCAAGAGCAGAAGTATACAACTTATATGCACATCCAAGAAAAGAATCAACCGACACCAGTTTAAATTCTGATGTTTCTATTACAGACGAAATTTTCACCGTATATCCATCAGCTTATTTATCCTATAAACCAAACGACAATAACACATTCAATGTAAATTATACGAGAAGAGTTGATAGACCAAGTAACGGCCAAATTAACCCTATAAGAGAATGGAGAACGGTAAATATGGAGTCAAGAGGTAATCCTGCATTAAATCCTCAATTTACCAACTCGTTCGAATTAAATTATACAAGAATTACCAAAATTGGTTCTATAACATCTGCTGTATTTTATAGATTTATTCAGGATGAAATTTCAAGAGTTACATTTACAGATCCTAACGATACTAATTTTTACATCATGTCTTTTGCAAACTTCAAAGACAACCAATCTATGGGAGCTGAAATTAATGCTAATTTAAAACTAACCAAATGGTGGTCAACCAATGCCAGTGCCGATATTTATTTCAAAACCGTAAGAGGTACTGTTTCTAATTTAGATACGGGTTTAATGGAAAATGCAGAAGTAGATGTTACAACATTTAATACTCGATTAAACAATACATTCACTGCAACTAAGAATTTGAAATTTAATTTATTTGGAATGTATCGTGGTAGAGACTTGAGCTTACAATTTGCTAGAAAAGCCATGTACAAAATGGATTTAGGAGCCAATTATTCTGTTTTACAAGGAAAAGGAACTATTTCAGCTCGTTTAAACGATGTTTTCAACATGATGCACTTTGCTTTTGAAGGAAATATTCCTTACCGCAGTGCTGGAGAATTCCATTGGGAGAGTAGAACATTCTATTTAGGTTTTAACTACAATTTTGGTGGTGGTAAAAACCGAGAATTACAAAGAAAACAAAGAGATAAACAAGAAACACAAGGTGGTGGCGGAATGTTTTAA
- a CDS encoding DinB family protein — MNDFFLDKFQYTFDKNQEMIAYLVQNESELNEKIKILISHILNAHEIWTTRILKEATQFSVWQLHDYASLAKIDQDNFQRTKKILEEKNLDERVDYITSTSEAFSNVLNEILFHIVNHSSYHRAQINSELKSLKLNPLVTDYVFYKRQ; from the coding sequence ATGAACGATTTCTTTCTAGATAAATTTCAATATACATTTGATAAGAATCAAGAAATGATTGCTTATCTTGTTCAAAATGAATCAGAATTAAATGAAAAAATTAAGATTTTGATTTCTCATATTTTGAATGCGCATGAAATTTGGACAACCAGAATCTTGAAAGAAGCAACGCAATTCAGTGTTTGGCAATTACATGATTATGCTAGTTTAGCCAAAATTGATCAAGATAATTTTCAACGTACTAAGAAAATTTTAGAAGAGAAAAATTTGGATGAACGAGTGGATTACATTACATCAACAAGTGAAGCTTTTTCAAATGTCTTAAATGAAATTTTGTTTCATATTGTGAATCATTCTTCATATCATCGCGCCCAAATTAATTCTGAATTGAAAAGTTTAAAGTTGAATCCATTAGTTACAGATTACGTGTTTTATAAAAGACAATAA
- a CDS encoding 3-oxoacyl-ACP synthase III family protein produces the protein MYHSKITGLGYYVPENIVTNDDLSKLMDTNDEWIQERTGIKERRHVNSLEDTTTSMGVKAAKIAIERSGLTTDDIDFVVFATLSPDYYFPGPGVLVQRDLGLKTVGALDIRNQCSGFVYGISVADQFIKTGMYKNVLVIGSEVHSRGLDMTTRGRGVSVIFGDGAGAAVLSRTEDATKGILSTHLHSEGQYAEELSLVAPGMGKRWVTDIIKDNDPNDESYYPYMNGQFVFKNAVVRFSEVIMEGLQTNNLQVSDINMLIPHQANLRISQFIQQKFKLNDDQVYNNIQKYGNTTAASIPIALTEAWEQGKIKEGDLVVLAAFGSGFTWGSVIIRW, from the coding sequence ATGTATCATTCAAAAATAACAGGTTTAGGTTATTATGTTCCTGAAAATATAGTAACTAATGATGATTTGTCTAAATTAATGGACACTAATGATGAGTGGATTCAAGAACGTACCGGAATTAAAGAAAGAAGACACGTAAATTCACTAGAAGATACAACAACTTCAATGGGCGTAAAGGCGGCTAAAATAGCTATTGAACGTTCGGGTTTAACTACTGATGATATTGATTTTGTAGTTTTCGCCACGTTGAGTCCAGATTATTATTTTCCTGGTCCAGGGGTGTTAGTTCAAAGAGATTTAGGTTTAAAAACAGTTGGCGCTCTAGATATTCGTAACCAATGTTCTGGATTTGTATATGGAATTTCTGTTGCAGACCAATTTATTAAAACAGGAATGTATAAGAATGTTTTAGTTATTGGTTCTGAAGTACATTCTAGAGGTTTGGATATGACCACAAGAGGTAGAGGAGTATCTGTTATTTTTGGTGATGGTGCAGGAGCTGCTGTGCTTTCTAGAACAGAAGACGCAACAAAAGGAATCTTGTCTACTCATTTGCATTCTGAAGGTCAGTATGCGGAGGAATTGTCGTTAGTGGCACCTGGAATGGGTAAACGTTGGGTAACTGACATTATAAAAGATAATGATCCAAATGATGAAAGTTATTATCCTTACATGAACGGACAATTTGTGTTTAAAAATGCTGTTGTTCGTTTTAGTGAAGTAATAATGGAAGGTTTGCAAACTAATAATTTGCAAGTTTCAGATATTAATATGTTGATTCCACATCAAGCGAATTTGAGAATTTCTCAATTTATCCAACAAAAATTTAAATTGAACGATGATCAAGTATATAACAATATTCAAAAATACGGGAATACTACAGCTGCATCTATTCCAATTGCCTTAACAGAAGCATGGGAACAAGGCAAAATTAAAGAAGGAGATTTGGTGGTTTTAGCTGCTTTTGGTTCTGGATTTACTTGGGGAAGTGTAATTATTCGTTGGTAA
- a CDS encoding YegP family protein, translating to MGKFVVRQTPTGIKFDLKAGNGQVILTSEVYTTKAACLNGVESVKKNAQEDARFEKLESKNGKPYFNLKATNGQVIGTSELYESVAARDNGIESVKKNAPDAEVVEE from the coding sequence ATGGGAAAATTTGTAGTTAGACAAACACCAACTGGAATTAAATTTGACTTAAAAGCAGGTAATGGCCAAGTTATTTTAACAAGTGAAGTATATACAACTAAAGCGGCTTGTTTAAACGGTGTAGAATCTGTTAAGAAAAATGCACAAGAAGATGCTCGTTTTGAAAAATTGGAATCTAAAAACGGGAAACCATATTTTAATTTAAAAGCTACAAACGGACAAGTTATAGGAACTAGTGAATTGTATGAGTCGGTTGCTGCTAGAGATAATGGAATTGAATCGGTGAAAAAAAATGCACCAGATGCTGAAGTAGTTGAAGAATAG
- a CDS encoding ABC transporter ATP-binding protein, protein MLKIKINEFSYLNKKNLEFIDFSIDEGTNLALIGESGCGKSTLLKIIYGLFDCDEGELYWKKSKILGPKFHLVPGMPYMKYLAQDFDLMPFITVGENVGKFLSNFFPDEKQQRIDELLALVEMTEYKNVKAKLLSGGQMQRVAIARVLAQEPEVLLLDEPFSHIDNFRKNSLRRKIFKYLKEKKITTIIATHDSNDVLSFSDEVIVLKDGKILEKGTSFEIYNVPKNFYTASLFGDVNEIAGKYLGLNKEKYIIYPNQLQVVENSPLLVKVLNCYYKGSYYLVEAEFDEGIIYFESEELMMNQKVYLTLKKLLN, encoded by the coding sequence ATGCTTAAGATAAAAATTAATGAATTTTCATATTTAAATAAGAAAAACCTAGAGTTTATTGATTTTTCAATAGATGAAGGTACTAATTTGGCATTAATTGGAGAAAGTGGATGCGGAAAAAGTACTCTATTAAAAATAATATATGGATTATTTGACTGTGATGAAGGGGAATTGTACTGGAAAAAAAGTAAAATATTAGGGCCTAAATTTCATTTAGTACCAGGAATGCCCTACATGAAATACTTAGCGCAAGATTTCGATTTGATGCCTTTCATTACTGTTGGTGAAAATGTTGGAAAATTTCTCTCTAATTTTTTTCCAGATGAGAAACAACAACGTATAGATGAATTGTTGGCTTTAGTAGAAATGACCGAATATAAAAATGTAAAGGCCAAGTTGTTAAGTGGAGGGCAAATGCAACGTGTAGCAATTGCAAGAGTTTTGGCTCAAGAACCAGAAGTGTTGTTGTTAGATGAACCGTTTAGTCATATTGATAATTTTAGAAAAAATTCGCTTCGTAGAAAAATATTTAAATATTTAAAAGAAAAAAAAATTACAACTATAATTGCAACCCATGATAGTAATGATGTATTGTCTTTTTCAGATGAAGTGATTGTTTTAAAAGACGGCAAAATTTTAGAAAAAGGTACTTCGTTTGAAATTTACAATGTGCCTAAGAACTTTTATACTGCTTCTTTATTTGGTGATGTTAATGAAATTGCAGGTAAATATTTAGGATTAAATAAAGAAAAATATATAATTTACCCTAACCAACTTCAGGTTGTTGAAAATTCTCCTTTACTTGTGAAAGTATTGAATTGTTATTACAAAGGAAGTTATTATTTAGTTGAAGCTGAGTTTGACGAAGGAATTATTTATTTTGAATCTGAAGAGTTAATGATGAACCAAAAAGTTTATTTAACATTGAAAAAACTTTTAAATTAA
- a CDS encoding outer membrane beta-barrel protein has protein sequence MVKKILSLVFLGASIYANAQSFGIEANYGLNGSYDPSYTGATHFGAGITYDFNETFGAKIDFGSDKFEIENEARAAMLGVSSLKTGTQNTRITLQGVVNLSNLADDRAFYNKFNILAHAGGGLSILKSDIKDYPNTDHLFNVVLGITPRYQVAENFFVTLDASTLFNISQHYSFNGELAYTQAPNSFTGLMYNVSLGVAYKFGSR, from the coding sequence ATGGTGAAAAAAATATTATCTTTAGTTTTTTTAGGTGCTTCTATTTATGCTAATGCTCAGTCATTTGGAATTGAAGCAAATTATGGTTTAAATGGTTCTTACGACCCAAGTTACACTGGTGCAACTCATTTTGGAGCAGGTATAACTTATGATTTCAATGAAACATTTGGAGCTAAAATTGATTTTGGTTCAGATAAATTTGAAATTGAAAATGAAGCAAGAGCTGCGATGTTGGGTGTATCTAGTTTAAAAACCGGAACTCAAAACACACGTATTACATTACAGGGAGTTGTAAATTTGAGTAACTTAGCTGACGATAGAGCTTTTTACAACAAATTTAATATCTTAGCACATGCTGGAGGTGGTTTGTCAATTTTAAAATCAGACATAAAAGACTATCCAAATACTGATCATTTATTCAATGTTGTTTTAGGTATTACACCTAGATATCAAGTTGCAGAGAATTTCTTTGTTACTTTAGATGCCTCAACTTTATTCAATATATCACAACATTATTCTTTCAATGGAGAGTTAGCTTATACTCAAGCGCCAAATTCATTTACTGGATTAATGTACAATGTATCTTTAGGAGTTGCATACAAATTTGGATCTCGATAA
- a CDS encoding OmpA family protein has protein sequence MQVNKITFGTVLLASTVLFSSCEAVKNTNKTQRGAAIGAVSGAVIGGVLGNNIGKGGNGALGAVIGGVVGGVAGGLIGNKMDKQARQIQDQLPGAKVERVGEGIKLTLGENAVKFEFNKASLTSGAKANLDKLVPVFKEYADTDIKIYGYTDSVGSDEYNMNLSEQRANAVKTYLASKGLLSSRFQIVGMGELEPIASNDTDAGRSENRRVEFAIIANQKMIDDAKKEAGK, from the coding sequence ATGCAAGTAAATAAGATAACATTCGGAACAGTATTATTAGCGTCAACAGTTTTGTTTTCTAGTTGTGAAGCGGTTAAAAATACAAATAAAACACAAAGGGGTGCAGCCATAGGAGCAGTTTCTGGAGCTGTAATTGGAGGTGTTTTAGGAAATAATATTGGTAAAGGAGGTAATGGTGCATTAGGTGCTGTTATTGGTGGAGTTGTTGGTGGAGTTGCTGGTGGATTAATTGGAAATAAAATGGATAAACAAGCACGCCAAATTCAAGATCAATTACCTGGTGCTAAAGTGGAACGAGTAGGAGAAGGAATAAAATTAACGTTAGGTGAAAATGCAGTAAAATTTGAATTCAATAAAGCTTCATTAACTTCAGGTGCAAAGGCAAATTTAGATAAATTAGTACCTGTGTTTAAAGAATATGCAGATACCGATATAAAAATTTATGGTTATACTGATAGTGTAGGTTCGGATGAATACAATATGAATTTATCAGAACAAAGAGCCAATGCCGTAAAAACGTATTTAGCGAGTAAAGGGTTGTTGAGTTCTCGTTTTCAAATTGTGGGAATGGGCGAATTAGAACCAATTGCTTCAAACGATACAGATGCAGGAAGAAGCGAGAATAGAAGAGTTGAATTTGCTATTATCGCAAATCAGAAAATGATAGATGATGCCAAAAAAGAAGCAGGTAAATAA
- a CDS encoding lipocalin family protein: MRKIILLFVFSVFLLGCKSNPATKLDMKSEVALKGNWLITNVSYPGSDYIKVTSFNIAEAQCFIGSQWKFVSNNNTGEMALNNSKCTVYGSHITWFINKEGNVVLKFLTEGVKAKHTTSGYVLKVANISENSFQLIDTINVGNKPTEVVYQFSRI, encoded by the coding sequence ATGAGGAAAATTATTTTACTATTTGTGTTCTCTGTTTTTTTATTGGGATGCAAATCTAATCCAGCGACTAAATTAGATATGAAATCTGAAGTTGCATTAAAAGGAAATTGGTTAATAACTAATGTCTCTTATCCAGGTTCGGATTATATAAAAGTCACGTCTTTTAATATTGCAGAAGCTCAATGTTTTATTGGAAGTCAGTGGAAATTTGTTTCTAATAACAATACTGGTGAAATGGCTTTAAATAATTCAAAATGTACTGTTTATGGAAGTCATATTACTTGGTTTATTAATAAAGAAGGTAATGTAGTTTTAAAATTTTTAACAGAAGGAGTTAAAGCAAAACACACTACAAGTGGTTACGTTCTTAAAGTAGCTAATATTTCAGAAAATAGTTTTCAATTAATAGATACAATAAATGTTGGTAATAAGCCAACTGAAGTTGTGTATCAATTTTCAAGAATTTAA
- the htpG gene encoding molecular chaperone HtpG encodes MTTGKINVSVENIFPLIKKFLYSDHEIFLRELISNATDATLKLKHLTSIGEAKVDYGNPKIEVKIDKEGKKIHIIDQGLGMTADEVEKYINQIAFSGAEEFLEKYKDSAKDSGVIGHFGLGFYSAFMVAEKVEIITKSFKDEPAAHWTCDGSPEFTLEPHTKTDRGTEIILHVAEDSLEFLEEYKIRELLTKYNKFMPVPIKFGTKQEALPKPENAGDDYKTEYIEVDNIINNPNPAWTKQPSDLTDEDYKNFYRELYPMQFDEPLFNIHLNVDYPFNLTGILYFPKLTADLQIQKDKIQLYQNQVFVTDNVEGIVPEFLMMLKGVVDSPDIPLNVSRSYLQADGNVKKISNYITRKVSDKLKALFNENRADFESKWNDIKVVLEYGMLSEPKFYEKAGDFALYPTTDDKYYTLAELKEAIAPNQTDKNGKVVVLYASNKETQHGYIEIAKEKGYQVVVLDSPIVSHLIQKLEADNENVTFARVDADHIDKLIQKDEDTISKLSDDEKEKLKSAIETVVPKENYTIQMEALDSTSAPFIITQPEFMRRMKEMSQTGGGGMFGMGNFPDMFNLVVNTNSDLATTIVNSDSDTQKSLVKQALDIAKLSQGLLKGEELTAFVKRSFETLK; translated from the coding sequence ATGACAACAGGAAAAATTAACGTTTCGGTAGAGAACATCTTTCCCTTAATTAAAAAGTTCTTGTATAGTGATCACGAAATATTTTTACGTGAATTAATTTCAAATGCAACTGACGCAACTTTAAAATTAAAACATTTAACTTCAATTGGTGAAGCTAAAGTTGACTATGGTAATCCTAAAATTGAAGTAAAAATTGATAAAGAAGGAAAAAAAATCCATATTATCGACCAAGGTTTGGGTATGACTGCGGATGAAGTAGAAAAATACATTAACCAAATTGCTTTTTCTGGGGCTGAAGAATTTTTAGAAAAATACAAAGATTCAGCGAAAGACTCTGGAGTAATTGGTCATTTTGGTTTAGGTTTTTATTCTGCTTTCATGGTGGCCGAAAAAGTAGAAATTATAACCAAATCGTTCAAAGACGAACCTGCTGCTCACTGGACATGTGATGGTAGCCCTGAATTTACTTTAGAACCTCATACTAAAACTGATAGAGGAACAGAAATTATTTTGCATGTAGCGGAAGATTCTTTAGAATTTTTAGAAGAATATAAAATACGTGAGTTATTAACTAAGTACAATAAATTCATGCCTGTTCCTATTAAATTTGGAACAAAACAAGAAGCATTACCAAAACCAGAAAATGCTGGCGATGATTATAAAACTGAATATATTGAGGTAGACAACATTATCAACAATCCAAATCCGGCTTGGACAAAACAACCAAGTGATTTAACGGATGAAGATTATAAAAATTTCTACCGTGAATTGTATCCTATGCAATTTGACGAACCCTTGTTCAATATTCATTTAAATGTTGATTATCCGTTTAATTTAACTGGAATATTATATTTTCCTAAATTAACGGCTGATTTACAAATTCAAAAAGATAAAATTCAATTATATCAAAATCAAGTTTTTGTAACTGATAATGTAGAAGGAATTGTTCCTGAATTTTTAATGATGTTAAAAGGAGTGGTAGATTCTCCTGATATCCCATTAAATGTATCGCGTTCGTATCTTCAAGCCGATGGAAATGTTAAGAAAATTTCAAATTACATTACTCGTAAAGTTTCTGACAAATTAAAAGCTTTATTTAATGAAAATAGAGCTGATTTTGAATCAAAATGGAACGATATAAAAGTAGTACTAGAATATGGAATGCTTTCAGAACCTAAGTTCTATGAAAAGGCAGGTGATTTTGCTTTATACCCTACTACTGATGACAAATATTATACATTAGCAGAATTAAAAGAAGCTATTGCACCTAATCAAACAGATAAGAATGGTAAAGTGGTGGTGCTGTATGCCTCAAACAAAGAAACACAACACGGTTATATTGAAATAGCTAAAGAAAAAGGATATCAAGTAGTTGTTTTAGACTCTCCGATTGTTTCGCATTTGATTCAGAAATTAGAAGCTGATAATGAGAATGTAACCTTTGCTCGCGTTGACGCCGATCATATTGATAAGTTAATTCAAAAAGATGAAGACACCATTTCAAAATTATCTGATGATGAAAAAGAAAAATTAAAGTCTGCTATTGAAACAGTTGTACCCAAAGAAAACTATACCATTCAAATGGAAGCTCTTGACAGTACCTCAGCTCCTTTTATCATCACACAACCTGAATTTATGCGTCGTATGAAAGAAATGAGTCAGACAGGCGGTGGCGGTATGTTTGGCATGGGCAACTTCCCAGATATGTTTAATTTAGTAGTGAATACCAATTCTGATTTAGCTACAACTATAGTAAATAGCGATTCAGACACTCAAAAATCATTAGTAAAACAAGCCTTAGACATTGCTAAATTATCTCAAGGTTTATTAAAAGGGGAAGAATTAACTGCTTTTGTAAAAAGAAGTTTTGAAACTCTAAAATAA
- a CDS encoding YdeI/OmpD-associated family protein, whose translation MRWEEAVKVALCYGWIDSTVRKMDEDSRKQTFSPRKAKSVWSKVNKNYIEELLAQNLMHESGLLTISISKQNGSWESLDAVEKLEIPTDLSNAFQLSEVALENYNNFSKTYKKSYLYWLNQAKREETRIKRIEEIILLCEKNIKSR comes from the coding sequence ATGAGATGGGAAGAAGCGGTAAAAGTCGCCTTATGTTATGGTTGGATCGATTCAACAGTTCGAAAAATGGATGAGGACAGTAGAAAGCAGACTTTTTCACCTAGAAAAGCCAAAAGTGTATGGAGCAAAGTCAATAAAAATTATATTGAAGAATTACTAGCACAAAATTTAATGCATGAAAGTGGACTGCTAACTATCTCCATTTCAAAACAAAATGGTTCTTGGGAAAGTTTGGACGCTGTTGAAAAATTAGAAATACCAACAGATTTATCAAATGCATTTCAACTAAGCGAAGTAGCATTAGAAAATTATAATAATTTTAGCAAAACCTATAAAAAATCATATCTATATTGGTTAAACCAAGCTAAAAGAGAAGAAACACGTATAAAAAGAATAGAAGAAATTATATTGTTGTGTGAAAAAAATATAAAATCAAGATAA
- a CDS encoding cold-shock protein: MQEGTVKFFNESKGFGFITQENGGQDIFVHITGLIDRISEDDKVVFEVESTSKGLTAVKVKRK; encoded by the coding sequence ATGCAAGAAGGTACAGTAAAATTTTTTAATGAGTCAAAAGGTTTTGGATTCATTACACAAGAAAATGGAGGACAAGATATTTTTGTTCACATTACAGGATTAATTGATAGAATTAGCGAAGACGATAAAGTTGTTTTTGAAGTAGAAAGTACTTCTAAAGGATTAACAGCTGTTAAAGTTAAAAGAAAATAA
- a CDS encoding cold-shock protein, protein MADSFSKKEGNKKKAKKKQDKALRREDRKVHNNKGKSLEDMIIYVDKNGNFTSVPPHLQLEEDLISRTTNSNETSEIYSGMINFLHEKGYGFITEDKTRDSLFFNYDVNSFPFKKNDKVSFKKESSLKGFKATQITKNK, encoded by the coding sequence ATGGCAGATTCTTTTTCTAAAAAAGAAGGTAATAAGAAAAAAGCGAAGAAAAAACAAGATAAGGCACTTAGAAGAGAAGACCGAAAAGTGCATAATAATAAAGGTAAGAGTTTGGAAGACATGATTATTTATGTTGATAAAAACGGAAACTTTACCTCTGTTCCTCCACATCTTCAGTTAGAAGAGGATTTAATAAGTAGAACTACAAACTCAAATGAAACTTCTGAAATTTATAGTGGAATGATTAATTTTTTGCACGAAAAAGGATATGGATTTATCACGGAAGATAAAACGCGTGATTCTCTTTTTTTTAATTACGATGTAAATTCATTTCCATTCAAAAAGAATGATAAAGTAAGTTTTAAAAAAGAATCAAGTCTTAAAGGATTTAAGGCAACACAAATAACAAAGAATAAATAA
- a CDS encoding DUF2721 domain-containing protein — protein sequence MSLSLETPALLFSATSLILLAYTNRFLTIAQIIRSLKKHYDDNHNKSILIEIKNLNLRLSLIRYMQLFGVLCLFLSVFAMLLLYLNQKTIGIYLFGLSLLCLLISLAISFWEISISVHALRVHLKDIEENEKM from the coding sequence ATGAGTCTTTCTTTAGAAACACCTGCCTTATTATTTTCGGCTACATCACTTATTTTATTAGCTTATACTAATCGCTTTTTAACTATAGCACAAATAATTCGAAGCCTAAAAAAACATTATGACGATAATCACAACAAAAGCATACTAATTGAAATTAAAAATTTAAATCTTAGATTATCTTTAATACGATACATGCAATTATTTGGCGTATTATGTTTGTTTCTATCGGTATTTGCAATGTTATTATTGTATTTAAATCAAAAAACAATTGGGATTTATTTATTTGGTTTAAGTTTATTATGCCTACTAATTTCCTTAGCTATTTCATTTTGGGAAATTAGCATTTCAGTACATGCACTCCGTGTTCATTTAAAAGACATTGAAGAAAACGAAAAAATGTAA